A window of the Ostrea edulis chromosome 1, xbOstEdul1.1, whole genome shotgun sequence genome harbors these coding sequences:
- the LOC125661845 gene encoding uncharacterized protein LOC125661845 has translation MASCRHWVVLLVVFFLEVIDLSCDWLFYTEVKDSTEPYVINNGYLHWTILGVASLGSLTFMFEVVNLAAEMFTDRGSCVSSDIVSMVSTWVEDVPQIAVALVIAVNTQRVVHWVQYVKAAWSLLEVGVRALGQCVFCCILSNRQNRSTDYLVSLSKFLAQIVVLGCSVGIFMRLLQENH, from the coding sequence ATGGCATCCTGTCGTCACTGGGTCGTACTGCTCGTGGTGTTTTTCTTGGAAGTCATTGACCTTTCCTGTGATTGGCTATTCTACACAGAGGTTAAGGACAGTACCGAGCCTTACGTGATTAACAACGGCTACCTCCACTGGACGATTCTAGGGGTGGCATCATTGGGCTCGCTGACCTTCATGTTCGAGGTCGTGAACCTTGCCGCAGAGATGTTCACAGATCGGGGGTCTTGTGTGTCCTCGGACATCGTATCCATGGTATCCACATGGGTTGAGGATGTTCCTCAGATCGCCGTAGCCCTCGTGATCGCCGTGAATACCCAGAGGGTGGTTCACTGGGTGCAATATGTCAAGGCCGCGTGGTCATTACTGGAGGTGGGCGTCCGTGCTCTGGGTCAGTGCGTGTTCTGTTGCATACTTTCCAATAGACAGAACCGATCTACGGACTATTTAGTGTCGCTTTCCAAGTTCCTGGCACAGATAGTTGTACTTGGGTGTTCTGTTGGAATATTTATGCGCCTTCTACAAGAAAACCATTGA